The Aspergillus fumigatus Af293 chromosome 3, whole genome shotgun sequence region GTCCCTTCCATTGAAGTCGCCAATGAATACATTGAAACCCTGGGAATCAAGCATATAGCCTTCAAGCCAGGCTCCGTGGATGCTATTCAGCAGGTCATCAATATCGCCAAAGCCAACCCGAAGTTTCCTGTCATCCTTCAGTGGACGggtggtcgtggtggtgGTCATCACTCCTTTGAAGACTTTCACCAACCCATTTTACAAATGTATAGCCGCATCAGACGGTGTGAGAACATTGTCCTTGTCGCTGGCAGTGGCTTCGGTGGTGCTGAGGACACGTACCCTTATCTTTCCGGAGCATGGTCTTCGAGCTTCGGATATCCCCCGATGCCCTTCGACGGGTGCCTCTTTGGTAGTCGCCTGATGATTGCCAAAGAAGCGCACACATCTAAGAATGCTAAGAAGGCAATTGCTGACGCCCCTGGTCTTGATGACAAAGATTGGGAGAAGACTTACAAGGGTCCTGCTGGCGGTGTGGTCACCGTTCTTTCCGAGATGGGTGAACCCATTCATAAGTTGGCGACGAGAGGCGTTCTATTTTGGCACGAAATGGATCAGAAAATCTTCAAACTTGACAAGGCGAAGCGCGTGCCGGAACTCAAGAAGCAGCGTGATTATATCATCAAGAAACTCAATGATGATTTTCAAAAAGTATGGTTCGGCCGTAATGCCGCTGGTGAGGCGGTCGATCTTGAAGACATGACATACGCTGAGGTGGTTCATCGTATGGTAGAACTCATGTATGTCAAGCATGAATCGCGCTGGATCGATGCCTCTTTGAAGAAGTTGACTGGCGATTTCATCCGTCGTGTCGAGGAACGATTCACTACCAAGGAAGGGCAGGCTTCTCTGCTGCAGAATTATTCCGAGCTCGATACTCCTTATCCGGCAATTGATAACATTTTAGCAGCTTACCCTGAAGCGGCGACTCAATTAATCAATGCGCAGGATGTTCATCATTTCCTTTTGCTTTGTCAGCGGCGCGGACAGAAGCCTGTCCCATTTGTGCCGGCACTGGACGAGAACTTTGAGTATTGGTTCAAGAAGGACTCTCTTTGGCAGAGCGAGGATTTGGAGGCCGTCGTTGGGCAAGATGTCGGAAGGACCTGTATTTTGCAAGGTCCAATGGCAGCCAAATTCTCAAACACCATAGACGAGCCTGTCCAACAAATCCTGGATGGTATTCATCAAGGTCATATCAAGGGTCTTCTTCAGGACGTCTATGGCGGTGACGAGTCCAAGATCCCTGTCATTGAGTACTTCGGAGGCCGGCTTCATGAAGCCGTCAGTGAGTTAGACATCGACGGGCTCACAATCTCTGAAGATACAAACAAGATCAGCTATCGTCTATCATCCTCTCCCTCAGGCGACCTTCCTGATCTTGACCTGTGGTTACGCCTCCTCGCTGGCAAATCATACTCATGGAGGCACGCTCTCTTCTTGGCAGATGTCTTTGTTCAAGGTCACCGTTTCCAGACAAACCCGATGAAGCGGATCGTCGCACCCACCCCGGGGATGTACGTGGAGATCTCGTATCCAGAGGAACCATCCAAAACCACCATCTGTGTTAGAGAGCCTTATCAATCTGGCAAACTCGTCAAGACTGTGGAGGTGAAGGTCAATGATCAAGGTCAAATCAGTCTCACACTCTTCGAAGGCAGAACAGCAGAGGGTGGTGTTGTGCCTTTGAGCTTCCTGTTCACGTACCATCCTGAGGCCGGCTATGCACCCATCAGGGAAGTCATGGATGGTCGGAACGATCGCATTAAGGAGTTCTATTATCGGGTCTGGTTTGGTAGCAAGGATGTCCCTTTTGACACCCCTACCACAGCAACATTTAGCGGTGGTCGGGAAACCATCACTGCCCAAGCTGTCGCTGACTTTGTGCACGCTGTTGGCAATACTGGGGAGGCCTTCGTTGACAGGCCCGGAAAGGAAGTCTTCGCTCCTATGGACTTTGCCATTGTTGTTGGCTGGAAGGCCATCACCAAGCCCATCTTCCCTCGGACAATAGACGGGGATCTTTTGAAACTGGTCCATCTTTCCAACGGATTCAAAATGGTACCTGGTGCTCAACCCTTGAAGGTTGGAGACGTGTTGGACACAACTGCCCAAATCAATGCTGTGATCAACCAAGATTCCGGGAAAATGGTTGAAGTATGCGGTACAATTCACAGAGACGGGCAACCAATCATGCATGTCACCAGTCAATTTCTATACCGAGGATCGTACCAAGATTTTGAGAACACTTTCCAGCGCAAGGATGAGGTTCCCATGCAAGTTCACCTTGCTTCAAGCAGGGACGTTGCAATTCTACGGTCGAAAGAGTGGTTCCGTCTAGACGAACCCGACGTCGAATTGTTAGGTCAGACTCTTACTTTCCGTCTCCAGAGCTTGGTCCGGTTCAAAAACAAATCTGTATTCAGCCACGTTCAGACGGTCGGCCAGGTGCTGCTTGAACTTCCCACAAAGGAAGTCATTCAGGTTGCAACAGTGGATTACGAGACCGGAACTTCTCATGGTAATCCGGTCATTGACTATCTTCAACGCAATGGCACGTCCATAGAGCAACCGGTCTATTTCGAAAACCCTATTCCGTTGAGCGGAAAGACACCCCTCGTTTTGCGCGCACCGGCATCAAATGAAACATATGCTCGTGTTTCAGGCGATTATAATCCAATTCACGTCTCTCGTGTTTTCTCTAGCTATGCCAATCTTCCGGGGACCATCACACATGGCATGTATACCAGCGCCGCTGTTCGCAGTTTCGTCGAGACCTGGGCTGCTGAGAACAATATCGGCCGTGTTCGAGGCTTCCATGTGTCCCTTGTCGGTATGGTTCTCCCCAATGATATGATCACCGTGAAGTTACAACATGTCGGTATGGTGGCTGGTCGTAAAATCATCAAGGTTGAGGCCAGCAACAAGGAAACAGAAGATAAGGTTCTTCTGGGCGAAGCCGAAGTCGAGCAACCAGTAACCTCCTATGTCTTCACTGGGCAGGGCTCTCAGGAGCAAGGAATGGGTATGGAGCTGTACAGCAGCAGCCCTGTCGCCAGGGAGGTTTGGGATCGGGCGGATCGTCATTTCATCGAGAACTATGGCTTGTCCATCATTGATATCGTCAAGAACAATCCCAAGGAGCTCACTGTCTACTTTGGTGGTCCCCGTGGAAAAGCCATTCGCCAGAACTACATGTCGATGACTTTCGAGACAGTCAACGCGGACGGCACGATTAAGTCTGAGAAGATCTTCAAACAAATCAATGAGGATACGATATCATACACATATCGGTCGCCGTCTGGATTGCTTTCTGCAACTCAGTTCACGCAACCGGCACTGACACTGATGGAAAAGGCAAGTTTCGAGGATATGCGCTCCAAGGGTCTTGTCCAGAGAGATAGCAGCTTCGCTGGTCATTCCCTGGGTGAATACTCCGCTCTCGCCGCTCTTGCAGATGTCATGCCTATTGAGAGTCTGGTTTCCGTTGTGTTCTATCGTGGTTTGACTATGCAGGTTGCTGTCGAAAGAGATGAACAAGGACGTTCGAACTACTCTATGTGCGCCGTGAACCCAAGTCGCATCTCAAAGACATTCAATGAGCAAGCCTTGCAGTACGTCGTTGAGAACATTGCTGAGCAAACAGGTTGGCTGTTGGAAATTGTCAACTACAATGTCGCAAATATGCAGTatgttgctgctggagatgTAAGTGTTcaccctttcttcctcaatatcTCAGCATTCTAACTTTGCCAGCTCCGCGCTCTTGATTGCCTTACAAATCTGCTCAACTATCTGAAGGCTCAAAACATCGACATTCCAGCATTAATGCAAAGCATGTCCTTGGATGACTTGAAGGCTCACCTTGTCAAGATCATTCATGAATGTGTCAAACAAACCGAGTCGAAGCCCAGGCCTATTGTCTTGGAGCGAGGCTTCGCCACTATTCCACTGAAAGGAATTGACGTGCCTTTCCACAGCACCTTCCTTCGCTCCGGTGTCAAGCCTTTCCGGTCCTTccttctgaagaagatcaacaaaaCTACCATCGATCCGAGCAAGTTGATTGGGAAATATATTCCAAATGTCACTGCCCGTCCATTCGAGATCACAAAGGAGTATTTTGAGGATGTGTACCGACTCACAAACTCTCCGCGGATTGCCCATATCCTGGCAAATTGGGACAAGTATGAAGAGGGAGGTGAGAACACTTCACGCGCCACAGGTACCAACACGGCCTGAAAAGTTGAAAGGAGATGCTATTGCAGAGCCCCGGCCTTTCTATGCTATGCTTCCTTAGCGTTAGGGTCTGTTTCTTGGTGCACCCGTCTACATATCTCGTATGATGGCCCAACATAATAGATTTCTGTATTTAGGTTAATGACACTATATTTTGTTGTTCAGATGATGGTCTGTAAAGCTTCATAATATCGCATTGCTCCTCATTGGCCACTGTGAAAGCTGCGTTCACAGGACCAAACCGAAAATCTGCAAATTATCGCTAAACGTAGTTTGGCCAACTACGGCAACACTCTAAAACGTGACATCGCTATATCGACAAATTAAGTATCAAGTCAACACTAGCGATTGTCAGTGTCAAACAATTTGCGTACTCAATGACCATGGATTGTATGTAAGAAAGGAAAGACTAAGAATAGCCTGCGAGCGCTCGATACTCATGTTGGAAGACTGCAGGAGTGTGTATTGGGCGTGACTTGGCGATTGACCCTCTGTATTACAAAGGTTCTACAGAACAAATGCGTCTCACCGTTGTCAGAGTCTCATTTATCCTGACCATCCTTTAGTACACCTGGTCGCAATAGCCGGTCCTCTTTCCCGTACACCCCGACATCCTTGACTATTGCAATGAACTTGCGGTGATTCTCCTTCGACTCGCCTATGCGAGGCCGAAAAATTTTTAGAAGATCACTGCTTAGTATACCAGTTTGAGGTATAGCGGCATGGATTTCTGCTGGAGTCGGGAAGCTTAGAGTCCCCGAAGGTACCGGTGTAGCGATGCGAGCTTGCCCTGCACGCAGAAGTTAGTTCTATAGGCGGACAGGTTACGGTGAAGACATGGAACTTCTAGTGAGATCTTACCCCTCAGTGACTCGGGACTGCTAGCACGACTTGCGGCGAGACCCTTACTGCCTATAGGAGTTGGACTGCCTGCCCTGGATCCTTGAGGAGTTCCGCCTTGTGATGTAGCTGCAGGTGGGTTAAGCTTCAATTTCTTGATTTTTCCGCTTTCACTCATCTCCCCTCCAGAGGCGGCTCCCCCATCAGCATCGCTAACCGATCCCGCCCCTGCGACGTTCCGGATGCGTTTCTTACCAACCTGTACCGATGGAGATGAGTACAATGAACAGACAGTTACGGTTGAAAAAACTCACCTGTCCTGGAGGCGCAGTTGGCGAAAGGGCACGAGAAGTTGGCTGCGGCGTAGGCTGAGAAGAATGCTTGCTCTTTGCCTTTTTGCGAGAGGTATCTGTGCCACTTGCATCTGATACGTTTGGAGACCCAAGCCGTTTCCGTGACGCTGCACCTGGGCCCTTCTTCAAAGGTTCAGTGTGCTTCGGACGGCCAGATGGGGTAACATTTCCCCTTGTCGAGGGAGCCGAATCCTTCTTATTTTTGTCCTCTTCAGCTTTTCGCTCCTCTTCCCGTAATCGTTCAGCTTCGCTATCATCAGAGCTCTAAGTTGAACGTAATGGTTAGCATAACTGTGTGACCAAATTAGATCCTAACGAACACACCTCATCATCAGAGTAGGGGTTGGCATCAGAGCCACTGCTATAGTCGTAATTCTTCTCTCGTTTCTTGAGGGCTTTGCGGACCTTCTTGCCCAGTATTCGGCGAGCTTCCCGTTCCCTCTTTTCCCtgagctcctcttcttcgtaATCCTTTTCATCCTTCAAATCGAAGACATTTGCCTTCAGCTGATCCTGTTTGATCCGCTTTTCCGCTGCCTTggtctcctcgtcttcgttGAAAAGATCATCgtgctcttcatcatccgcaaaccgatcttcttcaaaatccATTTCATCGGCTTCCAGACCGTCAACACCTGCTGGGGTGCCTTGTTTACCAGCGTAAACCTTCCGTTGTCTTGCGAACTGTTCCAATTCCTTACGCTGTGcttgctcttgttgcttTTCCATGAACCACCTGGGATCTTTGATTTTCTTTGCCATAAATCTCTCCGCTTCTTCAATGGTAAGAGCTCTGAATTGGTTCTTGGCACCAAATTTATACCACTTCTCTACTggtatcatcctcatcctaCCATTCTCAGGTATGAATACGGCATGTGTTTCGGAAAGGGCGGCTTCGTAGTTTCCCACCCAGATATTCTTGTTGTCAAAGTCCTCGAGATGCCAGGGTAAAGCCTCTTCGTATTTAATTCGTGCTCTGGCAACCTCTTCAGGTGTCATGTCTGTCTTCGACACTTGCTGCGTCCTTTGTTTCGGAATATTGGACCGCTTGGGTGCTGACCCCATGGAAGGGGCTATTTGGGCCAAATTCTCAGCACGCTCTTTTTCTCTCGCGGCCTTTCTAGCTTCAAGCTCCTCCCTCTCGGCATCGCCTAATTGGAGACTAGATTGAGGCGTCAACTTCTGTGCTTGGCCTTTGTCCTGATTCAACTCTTGTGTCTTTGCTCTAGGGTCTCGACGTTGAAGTCTGACAGGTCGAGTGAATTGAGACTCATCACGAGGATCGATAGTCTTCTTGGACGCGAAGCGAGCGATGTGATGTTTCAAGCCTACTCGCAACGATCGCTTCGTGATCACTATGGGATAATCCACATAAGTCTCAGACAGTAAAGGACCGCTGAAACCATTCACTGAGAAATCATTTTGGGGGGCGCCTGGGGCAGCTTTGTCGGCTTGAGTCGCGGGGGTGACGTTGGAAATTACTGGACGAGTTGTTGGTTTTGCGGCTATACCAACAGAAGGAGCTGAAGTGGCTGCTGGTCGTGCTATAACCCTCTTTTTTGGCCTGACTAAAGGGTCTGCAATTTTAGGACGGCGAAATCGCATCGGAGGAGCTTTGTTAGCGCTTGTATGAGTTTGTGAGTTTGCATCATTGGCAGGTAAAGTCATATTGATCTAAATTTCAACTGCACCTGATGAGACAATATTCAGGTTAAGAGAGATGTCAGTAGTGCTATTAACGAATAAGCGGGAACAACTTGGATTCTGTTTATGCGCCTTGCACCGAAGGCAACAGGGTGATGTGACGAGGTGGTCCGTATCTTTACATAATCAACCTATCAGATTACCATTCACATGACTGGATGTGTAGAGTAAGAAGACTGGGTGGAACTACCTTGCAGGGTACTCCGTCCTGTGACGGAGTTAAATGCAAACAGTGTAAACAGCTCTGTGAATGCGACTGCCCTCTTGTTATACCCTTTTCTAACGCAGAATTCTCCTATCTGCATCTACCATCAAGAATAATCCATAATCAACCAATAAAATTACAAAAAATTCCATCAAGTCTAGCAATTTGATCATGAGTGCCTTAGCAGGGAGTACCATATAGAGCTTTGTATCTAAGAAATCACATGACTAAAGCGAGAAAATACTCCATACTTGGTTCGTAACTTAAGGCCTTATAGCTTACTGTGTACGCTAGGTACTGATGATTATACTgacggatttgatggaaacgCCCGAAACATTGTATTGTTgattatggatggatgatggataggatacatgtaccagctatggaaccactattaagaacttctccccgtgccttagtaagccgTGTTTACAGCGTTTGCACCCTGTTCCGTGACAGTACCTACGGAGGCGTGCACCAAAAGTGTTGACCCGCGCTAGTAAGCTTGGCTGTATCCTGCTGACGCAGCCCCTTAGTAATTTATATGGTAACATGTCTCAAGGGAATAATATTGTGAATATGAAGCTATTTAAATGTCTTCCCAGTCTGGATCTAGATCTTGATATCTAGATAGCTGTCCCTTGATTCGACCTCCTGCCTGACTATGCTTAGGCCTATCACATCCCTCTTAATATTCATTCCCTCCTTGCAGCTTGATAACCTCCTGAATATAGTAAATAAGGCGTTGAATCCATTGCTGAATCTTCTCCTGTGGAAGCTCATTCCATGTCTTTATCTAAACAGCTTTACCAGTCTTCTTATCTTGAGGTGCTCCGCGTGTAGTTATAATTCTCTTTAGAAATAGCCAGCATGGCTCAATAGTATTTAAATCAGGCGAATTCCCTGGCCAATCTAGAAGCCGTTAAACCATATGGATATCATATACACGCTGTTAACTATGGTGGATATGGGCTAGGGCCTTATCTTCAatgtaaggcgatcggaggtaatcgaccTAGAGTGTCCTAGCCAGCGAAACGACGGCGACTAGGCTGCGGCTACGGATAAGAATactgggtttcagggacGTATAGATATGCTAGTAAAAGTGTGTGCTTCGATGATCAGAACGAACCGCTTGGTTTCCCCCAAGCTGTTtggaactcctatttctactggGTGCGTTCGGAATCGGGGATACTATTACCCAGGcgagagggggcttgccgccGGGGACTCGCTGAGCTTACGTTGTTCCGAGCGTGTGACAATAACATTCTTCTAATCATCTAGGGTCTAGTGTTGGTGATCTAGGCAGAATTTAGGTTGTTTAGCCTTAGCAGCTTTAGTCAGTCTAGGCTTCTAGGAAGGCTTCGCAATGATAAATCCATTCTATTTAAGAATCCATAAAACAGAGGAGTGTGTGTGATATACTAGCCTTATAAGCTAGAATTTCAGAAGATTTCTCCCTTTTATTGTGGTCCTTGGATACAGATTTAATAatggctttctccttctcaggtATTATCTCCTTTGGCCAGCCAGATTATTCAGCATCCTTAGTATATTCCATTTGTATGCATTCATAGCTTCTAGGGCTGATTCTATAGTCTTTTGCACGTTGTATCATCTTCTGGATAGATTAAATACCTTTAGGAACCTCTAGCTTGTTAGTAATATCTTTAGCTTCAACACCCTAGGAAATAAGCCCCAGTATCTAAATGCATAGTTTAATTAGATGGTAACTATTCTTAGGCATAGTAAGTAATAGACTTAATAAAAATAGTGAGTTTAGATAGTATttgtcacaccctgggatccgtctctgctgttctctgctagtcaactactttgggaacggggtgatatagtccctggacttTATCcaatacttgcctgaggcctacCGACCAGGTAGCCTGTCGATGCAACGATACAATGACCTAACGAGGTCAAGGACAATCCAAAGGATAACACAAGATCAATGAgcagtagagatagaagcaaggcctattgAGTACGTATACTTAATAGTAAGAGAGTAACTGACGAATCGGACTAGTGAACTTGTACTCAAGTGAGATATTGTTATTGAACGCGAGGAACTAAACTAAGAGTGCTAGATACAATGATAATGAGTGTCCTTATATAGTTCCTCCCTTCATATCGCCCAGTATGAAGTTTCATACTGCTGGATCTGTTATTTCATAGCATCGCTCTGAAATATCAGATCGGTTGCTCTGCGGAACAGATCACTTGCTATGCCGGTGATCACGTGACATAGTGGTTCCGCTGCGCCTTTCCCTTAGGCATCCATCATGGTTAGTCCTTGCCCAAATGACTGGCTGTCGTTGCTTCTTGATTCTGCCTGTTATATCCGCCTAACGACGTTGGTGTTGTAACAGTATTAAAGTGCAGAATGTAAATAGAAGATTTTTCCTTCAAAGACACATTTCTATATAAATTACTAGGGGGGCTGCGTCAGCAGGATACAGCCAAGCTTACTAGCGTGGGTCAACACTTTTGGTGCACGCCTCCGTACAGGTATCTCTTTAAAAGTCGGCAACCATAAGAGAGTCAAGATGCGCAAACTCTGTGGTCTGTAAATTAGGAGTACATGATAATACATAGACTTAACTATCACAGAATACTATGGGAGTGGTTCTTTAGCGCATATAAATCACTATAACTCATAATGACTAAATTAGAGAAGAATTTATTCACACTGgtcgtactccgtacagaggTACTGTTGTAATGATCTTATGTCAATCATGGTCGTGTCAAAGAGGCTAAATCACTCTGGTCCGCCCCTAGTTTCTCAGAATATCTCTCAACTTCTTGTGCATTAATTGATGCCATGATTTATCAATCTCGAACCGTCGCTTTTACAATATCCTTGGAGATCATTAGAATTGTGGTCATCACTATAACAGAGATGATTCTGTCTATATCCAAATGTTCATCACGCCTCGATTGTATCTCACCTCCCAAAGACCAGATCAGGAAATAGCTTCATCCTCACACTCCAAGTCCCTAAAATTTCATTCAATTACTGGGTGGCAAGCAGACACAGTACAAACCAAAACAGTTTCTGATATGTTGTTGGTGCATCAAGCTGGCAGTGTCCGTGTAGGAGAAGCAATCAGGTTCGTTTTTTGTATCGCATTATACGCCTTCTTGGTCCTACCAGGTGTAGTTCCTATGTACGCTACTCATGATACTAATATGTTGTTCTCAAACAGATACACGGTGACTTACACACCGGTAACCGACAATGTCCATCCTCTACCAGATGCGCTACATGTCAAGGTCAAAAATACATCTGCCATTGCACTACGAGCTGCATACCTGCATGGGCCATATACTCTTTATGCCTCCTGTTATCCTTCCACATTCGACCCTCATGGCCATTctcaggatgaggagatcgagggGATCCCTCAGTTTGAACCATACCTTAAGGCAGGAGGGAGCTGGAAAGCAATGATCCCTATACCGAAATGCCTGCGTCAAATTCCAGAGACGTCCGCATCACCCGCCAGCATCCAAAAAGTGACCTGGGTTATCGAGATAATATCGCAGGTCATTTTCTCCACCACAGCTATTGTCAATTATGAGCTACTCATAGGTCGTGATGAGGAGTCAGTTGAACTCCCCTACAGCGGCGGGTTATCGGTCGGCAGGCTTCACCTGGCAGCTCACCTACAGGATCATGTAAATCCCACCACGAAGGGCAGGCAAGTGGTTGCTACGAAAGGCGTTTTCTCGAAATCGGTCTGTTTGCGTATAGACGACACCACCAGTCTCTGGAATAcgcctccttttccttctgaACATGACGCCCTTGACCACACTGGATCTCCGTCGGATATCCCACCAACGGAACGAGAATCAATGGAGAGGGCAGAACGACCCGACACCACTCGGCAGAACTGTGCGCGTCGAAAAAAGGTTCACCTTGTCGTACTCACACATGGTCTACACAGCAACCTTGGAGCAGACATGCTTTACTTGAAAGAAAGCATTGACGCTGCAACTAAGAAAACACAAAGTGGAGCATCCTGCAAGTTGAGACAACATTTGGATCCACAGGCGCCGAAAGGCGTCTCTTCTCTAGATCGGTAAGCTTTGGAATTTCTTGCGTTAAGACAATTCTTCGTTATCCGACTATTCATTTGACTCTTCTGACTTAATGTTGACTGAAGTTCCATTCGCGATAATGATTCGGTCGATCAAGACGATATCGATGACGAACAAGTCATAGTTAGAGGTTTTGCTGGTAATGCAGTACGTACTGAGCGCGGAATACAGTATCTCGGCAAGCGACTTGCGAAATACGTATTGTTCATGACATACCCAGATCAACCCTACAGGCCACTCAAACAATCTAGAACTAAAACATTCACTGAGTCACTCGGTGCATGGAAGACTGCGAAGGAAAGCGTTATTAACGACCCTTCTGGGTCTCGAACTCGTgcagatgaggcagaagaCGAGCATCGTTATTACCAGATTACGAGTATTAGCTTTATCGGGCATTCTCTTGGGGGTTTAGTTCAGACGTATGCCATTGCATACATTCAGAAACATTCGCCTGAATTTTTCAATCTGATCCGCCCTGTCAACTTCATCGCTCTAGCGACACCTTTCCTTGGGCTCAGCAATGAGAACCCTATGTATGTCCGCTTTGCTCTCGATCTCGGCCTTGTCGGCCGGACAGGCCAGGATCTAGGGTTAAGCTGGACTGCTCCCCGAGTACGGAGCGGGTGGGAGGCGGTAATCGGCGGCAGGGGTACTTCTACAAAGCCACGGGAACATGTAGACCATGGACCTAAGCCTTTGCTAAGAGTTCTTCCCTGTGGTCCGGCTCATGAGGCGCTTTCTAAGTTTGACCGTCGCACAATCTATTCAAACGTGGTTAATGATGGGATTGTGCCTTTGCGAACTTCGTGCTTATTATTTCTTGATTGGAGAGGGCTGGAGCGCGTTGAAAAGGCAAGAAGGCAGAACGGCCTTGTTAGCACAATGGCGGAATGGGGATGGGCAGAGTTGACCGGTGCTAAT contains the following coding sequences:
- a CDS encoding lipase ROG1 family protein, translating into MFITPRLYLTSQRPDQEIASSSHSKSLKFHSITGWQADTVQTKTVSDMLLVHQAGSVRVGEAIRYTVTYTPVTDNVHPLPDALHVKVKNTSAIALRAAYLHGPYTLYASCYPSTFDPHGHSQDEEIEGIPQFEPYLKAGGSWKAMIPIPKCLRQIPETSASPASIQKVTWVIEIISQVIFSTTAIVNYELLIGRDEESVELPYSGGLSVGRLHLAAHLQDHVNPTTKGRQVVATKGVFSKSVCLRIDDTTSLWNTPPFPSEHDALDHTGSPSDIPPTERESMERAERPDTTRQNCARRKKVHLVVLTHGLHSNLGADMLYLKESIDAATKKTQSGASCKLRQHLDPQAPKGVSSLDRSIRDNDSVDQDDIDDEQVIVRGFAGNAVRTERGIQYLGKRLAKYVLFMTYPDQPYRPLKQSRTKTFTESLGAWKTAKESVINDPSGSRTRADEAEDEHRYYQITSISFIGHSLGGLVQTYAIAYIQKHSPEFFNLIRPVNFIALATPFLGLSNENPMYVRFALDLGLVGRTGQDLGLSWTAPRVRSGWEAVIGGRGTSTKPREHVDHGPKPLLRVLPCGPAHEALSKFDRRTIYSNVVNDGIVPLRTSCLLFLDWRGLERVEKARRQNGLVSTMAEWGWAELTGANSVSLRSPRSPIDSNASFSRIDHRDSGRTNSPSEEVQRQRQAETVQSASIVDSPVLSTGESANHPPQVELGGSRHNQEPKISSVQSSLNPLSAFFSIFRPKKATTVSSRHKHTKVYKRSQTLSTTSDFAHASTSRPFPLEEPISRSSYEESGLNAPPRTTFFESAGDLLMPPLPPVQFIINPASRPKTIFHDRIYYPEDIPPPLSAKRKTSPLSSFESKVSDGPRDSGCDESRSTNDGNSIAGGLKVEEKIARAYHRGMSWRKVLVRLEPDAHNNIIVRRMFTNAYGWPVVKHLVDSHFRQDSLDEGQKRPGESVQDAYIPVGTTCDMGGALS